One part of the Cinclus cinclus chromosome 20, bCinCin1.1, whole genome shotgun sequence genome encodes these proteins:
- the C20H17orf75 gene encoding protein Njmu-R1, with translation MLPALPDGDEREPESSEEGGGAGEERRPERHGCTYHGLYGYRGSRSAQLGAAGGDGSAGGAVAHTPSTEDFSLSLLDTNLPAEAETELRSFIAKRLTKGALFEGMGNVASVGLSIPEGKVGCYYCRFQQEGLEMATLESDTNAPEYVVCFLGGSEKGLELFRLELDKYIQNLKINLDLEQKNLEACVSPYLRSWFEDAICPIQRVVQLFQDKLASLLHAALSYTPVEVKNADERTEKDVSRFLAAASLQGLVQEGTMTSLCIAMTEEQHKSMVIDCSGPQPQLHNAGSNRFCEDWMQAFVNGAEGGNPFLFRQILENFKLKAIQDINNLKRFIRQAEMNHYALFKCYLFLKNCGSGDILLKIVKVEHAEMPEARNVVTVLEEFMRETPVA, from the exons aTGCTGCCGGCGCTGCCGGACGGCGACGAGCGGGAGCCGGAGAGCAGCGAGGagggcggcggcgcgggcgaGGAGCGGCGGCCGGAGCGGCACGGCTGCACCTACCATGGCCTCTATGGCTACCG GGGTTCCAGGTCCGCGCAGCTGGGAGCCGCTGGCGGGGATGGCAGTGCCGGCGGCGCTGTGGCACACACACCCTCCACCGAAGACTTCAG CCTCTCCTTGCTGGACACCAACTTACCAGCTGAAGCAGAGACCGAACTGCGCAGTTTCATTGCGAAGCGTCTTACTAAAGGAGCACTGTTTGAAGGAATGGGGAATGTAGCATCAGTGGGGCTCAG CATACCAGAAGGTAAAGTTGGTTGCTACTACTGTCGTTTTCAACAAGAAGGTCTGGAAATGGCAACGCTGGAATCAGACACCAATGCTCCAGAATATGTGGTTTGTTTCTTAGGTGGCTCAGAGAAAGGTCTGGAACT tttcagaCTTGAGCTGGACAAATACATTCAAAATCTGAAGATAAACCTTGATTTGGAG CAAAAAAACTTGGAGGCCTGTGTTAGCCCCTACCTGAGGAGCTGGTTTGAGGATGCCATCTGCCCTATCCAGAGGGTGGTGCAGCTCTTCCAGGACAAACTTGCCTCTCTGCTACATGCT gCTCTGAGTTACACTCCTGTAGAAGtaaaaaatgcagatgaaagaacagaaaaggacGTCAGCAG GTTCCTGGCAGCTGCTAGCCTCCAAGGACTTGTCCAGGAAGGCACAATGACCTCCCTGTGCATTGCCATGACAGAAGAGCAGCACAAGTCCATGGTTATAGACTGTAGTGGACCTCAGCCCCAGCTGCATAATGCAG GAAGCAACAGATTCTGTGAGGACTGGATGCAAGCTTTTGTGAATGGTGCTGAAGGTGGAAATCCATTTCTCTTCCGGCAGATTTTGGAAAACTTTAAATTGAAG GCTATCCAGGACATTAACAACCTGAAGAGGTTTATCCGCCAGGCTGAAATGAACCACTATGCCTTGTTCAAGTGCTACCTGTTCCTAAAGAACTGTGGCAGTGGGGACATCCTGCTGAAGATTGTGAAAGTAGAACATGCAGAAATGCCAGAAGCCAGGAATGTAGTGACTGTCCTGGAGGAATTCATGAGGGAAACACCAGTGGCTTAA